Below is a window of Salvelinus fontinalis isolate EN_2023a chromosome 31, ASM2944872v1, whole genome shotgun sequence DNA.
ACGGCAGACACACTATCGGTAGGTCAACTCGCTAGCCAGCAGTTCATCTATATGCTCATTGACATGTGCGTCCCATACTCATGGGTATGTTTCATGTCTATTTTCCCCTATTTCTAGCCCCTCACGGTCACCCAGATCAAGAAGGTCCGTCTGCTTGTAGATGAGGCAGTGCAGAAATCTGACATTGAGAGGGTAAAGCTGGAGGAGGAGCGCTTTCAATACCTGCGAGAGATCGGGAACCTCCTGCATCCATCTGTGCCCATCAGTAATGATGAGGTGGGTGTCATGGAATTTGAATTCCCATCAGCAATAGGGAGATGGATGAAAGTTCACATTGCCTCAGGGAGAAATTAGACATTCTCATGCCTTGCCCGCTGCCTCTGTCTCATGAATTCATTTTGTTTTGCCACGTGTTTACTTGTCTACTCTGTAATTGATCTTGTGTCTCTCCAGGATGCTGATAACAAAGTGGAGCGCACCTGGGGAGACTGTACTGTGCAGAAGAAGTATTCCCACGTAGACCTGGTTGTCATGATCGACGGCTACGACGGAGAGAAAGGAGCTATAGTGGCTGGGAGTCGTGGCTACTTCCTCAAAGCAAGTTCTTAGTCACACACATATGTAGCCAATACACTCACAGGCCGATTCATACCAGGTGTAATTCTGTTAAACTCAGTGTGTATCCTTGATAGTTATCCTTACTAACTGTTTCCCTTTTTGTGTTTCGTAGGGGCCGCTAGTTTTCCTGGAGCAGGCATTGATCACTTATGCTCTGCGGATGCTCCACAGCAAGAACTACGAAATGCTCTACACCCCCTTCTTCATGAGGAAAGAGGTCATGCAGGAGGTGGCCCAGCTCAGCCAGTTTGATGATGAACTTTACAAGGTATGATGGATTTGAAACTAATCTTCCTTTCATTCCTATTGCGGGATAGGGcccaatgtttttttttcttcatgacTCTTAGTTTTGTTGCATGTTAAGACAAATATGTATTTTTGATGTTTATTTTGATATGTGGGTGTTTTTGTGTAAAGTATCCACTCTGCATTCCCTGCTTGTCTCTCAGGTGATTGGGAAGAGCAGCGAGAAATCTGAGGACACGGCCATAGATGAGAAGTACCTGATTGCCACCTCAGAGCAGCCCATCGCAGCCTTCCTAAGAGACGAGTGGCTGAAGCCAGAGGACCTGCCAATGCGCTACGCCGGCCTCTCCACCTGCTTCAGACAGGAAGTGGGTTCCCACGGGCGTGACACCCGAGGCATCTTCAGGGTGCACCAGTTTGAGAAGGTAAGTGGGCATTTTCTCAAAGTAGACGTGGTGGGTGTGTGAAGGTCAGTGTAGAAAAGGCAACAGCTTTGTTGTAGTGCTTTGCATTTTATAGGCCTAATTGGAGAAGGATAAAGTCTGGTTATTATTGACAATTTACACATCATGTCAAGTGATACACATTTTCCAGAACaggtcattttttgggggggtgggccTGTGCTAATGATTGTGAAATACTAATGAACACACTCTCTGCCCCCAGATAGAGCAGTTTGTTTTTGCCTCTCCTCATGACAACAAGTCCTGGGAGATGATGGATGAGATGATTGGGACGGCTGAAGAGTTCTACCAGACACTAGGGATCCCCTACCGCATCATCAACATAGTCTCAGGTAGGTCCTGCAGATAGTCC
It encodes the following:
- the LOC129829587 gene encoding serine--tRNA ligase, cytoplasmic-like; translation: MVLDLDQFRTDKGGDPEVIRETQRKRFKDVSLVDKLVHADTEWRKCRFTADNLNKAKNLCSKTVGEKMKKREPVGDDEDSVPDDAQNLEALTADTLSPLTVTQIKKVRLLVDEAVQKSDIERVKLEEERFQYLREIGNLLHPSVPISNDEDADNKVERTWGDCTVQKKYSHVDLVVMIDGYDGEKGAIVAGSRGYFLKGPLVFLEQALITYALRMLHSKNYEMLYTPFFMRKEVMQEVAQLSQFDDELYKVIGKSSEKSEDTAIDEKYLIATSEQPIAAFLRDEWLKPEDLPMRYAGLSTCFRQEVGSHGRDTRGIFRVHQFEKIEQFVFASPHDNKSWEMMDEMIGTAEEFYQTLGIPYRIINIVSGALNHAASKKLDLEAWFPGSAAFRELVSCSNCLDYQARRLRIRYGQTKKMMDKADYVHMLNATMCATTRVMCAILETYQTEEGVVIPEVLRNFMPPGMTEMLKFVKPAPIDVETSKKQKKQQDGGKKKKQGGGDQLQNQVENMSVNDS